A region of Carassius auratus strain Wakin chromosome 41, ASM336829v1, whole genome shotgun sequence DNA encodes the following proteins:
- the LOC113059295 gene encoding double-strand-break repair protein rad21 homolog yields the protein MFYAHFVLSKRGPLAKIWLAAHWDKKLTKAHVFECNLESSVESIISPKVKMALRTSGHLLLGVVRIYHRKAKYLLADCNEAFIKIKMAFRPGVVDLPEDNREAAYNAITLPEEFHDFDQPLPDLDDIDVAQQFTLNQSRVEEITMREEVGNISLMADNDFGDFGMDDREIMREENAFEVDIIHGSSAATLLMEAEPGPAHLPEKSTNLDYDDFGDNNLENSDGGILMEDGGGIFDDPPTITDSVMMPQDHGDDDDDFDAFSPAVGPDSPDSGPVEPLPNTTDQTEQTTLVPNEDEAFALEPIDITVKETKAKRKRKLIVDSLKELDSKTIRAQLSDYSDIVTTLDLAPPTKKLMMWKETGGVEKLFSLPAQPLWNGRLLKMFTRCLTPLVPDELRKRRKGGEADSLEDFLKELENPEVPREEVLGHRSDVIDQTIMEEPSMLQASSMEGSRTALDESMMPPPSRPRGAKRKTLEKDAALPQMGVLDQTLQPVDQSILSQQLDMPQVDLPPEDSTNLSTLVPELDLLDDKNKEKDKEDSDEEGEEGQGGDQDQEERRWNKRTQQMLHGLQRVVAKTGAQSISLLELCKNNNNKQAAAKFYSFLVLKKQQAIELTQTEPYSDIIATPGPRFHIV from the exons ATGTTTTACGCCCACTTTGTCCTCAGTAAACGTGGGCCGCTGGCCAAGATCTGGCTGGCGGCCCATTGGGACAAGAAGCTGACAAAAGCACACGTCTTTGAATGCAACCTGGAGAGCAGCGTGGAAAGCATAATTTCACCAAAG GTGAAAATGGCTCTGCGTACATCTGGCCATCTTCTCTTGGGTGTGGTGAGGATCTACCATAGAAAAGCCAAATATCTTCTGGCTGATTGTAATGAAGCGTTTATCAAGATTAAAATGGCTTTCCGCCCAG GAGTCGTTGATCTGCCAGAAGACAACCGTGAGGCTGCATACAACGCCATCACCTTACCAGAGGAGTTCCACGATTTTGACCAGCCCCTTCCTGATCTGGA TGATATAGATGTAGCACAGCAATTCACCCTGAACCAGAGCCGTGTTGAAGAGATCACCATGAGGGAAGAAGTAGGAAACATCAGTCTCATGGCCGACAATGACTTTG GTGACTTTGGCATGGATGACCGTGAGATAATGAGAGAAGAGAATGCTTTCGAGGTGGACATCATCCATGGATCCTCTGCTGCCACCCTTCTTATGGAAGCTGAGCCTGGTCCCGCTCACCTCCCTGAGAAATCAACCAACCTTGACTATGACGACTTTGGGGACAACAACCTGGAAAACAGTGATGGTGGAATTCTGA TGGAGGATGGTGGTGGTATATTCGATGATCCTCCTACTATCACAGACAGTGTGATGATGCCTCAAGACCACGGCGATGATGACGACGACTTTGATGCTTTTTCTC CTGCTGTCGGTCCTGACAGTCCAGACTCTGGACCAGTGGAGCCTCTTCCCAACACCACAGACCAGACAGAACAGACCACTCTGGTGCCTAATGAAGACGAAGCTTTTGCTCTGGAACCCATCGACATTACtg TGAAAGAGACCAAGGctaagagaaagagaaagctcATTGTGGACAGTCTGAAGGAGTTGGACAGTAAGACCATCCGCGCTCAGTTGAGTGACTACTCTGATATCGTCACCACGCTGGATTTGGCTCCTCCTACTAAGAAACTGATGATGTGGAAGGAAACTGGGGGTGTAGAGAAGCTGTTCTCATTGCCTGCACAGCCTCTCTGGAACGGCCGACTGCTGAAG ATGTTTACTCGCTGCTTGACTCCACTGGTGCCTGATgaactgaggaagaggaggaagggaGGAGAGGCCGACAGCCTGGAAGACTTCCTGAAGGAGCTGGAGAACCCAGAAGTGCCTAGAGAAGAGGTGCTGGGTCACAGGAGTGACGTCATTG ATCAGACCATCATGGAGGAGCCCAGTATGCTGCAGGCTTCCTCTATGGAGGGCAGCAGAACTGCTCTGGATGAGTCCATGATGCCGCCTCCATCTCGCCCGCGTGGAGCCAAGCGCAAGACACTTGAGAAGGATGCAGCTTTGCCT CAAATGGGAGTGTTGGATCAGACGCTTCAACCCGTGGATCAGTCAATACTTTCCCAACAGCTCGACATGCCCCAGGTGGATCTTCCTCCTGAGGACAGCACTAACCTCTCGACACTGGTACCAGAGCTGGACCTATTAGATGACAAAAACAAGGAGAAAGACAAGGAAGACAGTGATGAAGAG GGTGAGGAGGGACAAGGAGGAGACCAGGATCAAGAAGAGCGTCGATGGAACAAGAGAACTCAGCAGATGCTTCACGGTCTTCAG CGCGTGGTGGCTAAAACTGGAGCCCAGTCCATCAGTCTGCTCGAGCtgtgcaaaaacaacaacaacaaacaggcTGCGGCCAAGTTTTACAGCTTCCTGGTGCTGAAGAAACAGCAGGCCATCGAGCTGACGCAGACCGAGCCGTACAGTGACATTATCGCCACGCCAGGACCGCGGTTCCATATTGTATAG